The DNA sequence TCCGATGCCGGGGCGAGGTCTTTCAGAGAGGAAAGATCGGCCATTATCAGGCGCTCCTTACGTTCTTCTTGTTAAGCGCGGCCACATCGAGAACGGTGGGCTGCTGTGCTTCGTGCGGATGGTTCGAGCCGGCGTAAACGCGCAGGTTCTTCATCTGGCGACGGCCGAGCGGGCCGCGCGGGATCATGCGCTCGATAGCCTTTTCAACGACGCGCTCCGGGAAGCGGCCTTCGATGATCTGGCGAGCGGTGCGCTCCTTGATGCCACCCGGATGACCGGTGTGCCAGTAGTACTTCTTGTCGGAGTACTTGTTGCCGGTGAAGGCAATCTTTTCCGCGTTGATGACGATGACATTGTCGCCATCATCGACGTGGGGTGTGTAGGTGGCCTTGTGCTTGCCGCGCAGGCGGGTTGCAACGATGGTGGCGAGGCGACCAACAACGAGGCCTTCGGCGTCGATGATGACCCACTTCTTCTCCACCTCAGCAGGCTTCTGAACGAAAGTAGACATGGATTTCACTTTCTAACGTGGACCCGTCATCCTCTTCATGAAAGAGATACGGGCGTTTCTTGTTGCTTGGTTTGGTTGCCCTGTGGGTAACCGCAAATGACCCTATTCCGGCTGGAATCCGATCTGGCGCGCTTATACGGTGCGACGGGGAAAGCGTCAATATGACGTTTTTTGAAGACCTTAAAAATAATCAAGTAAAAACAACGACTTATTTATGTGGTAATATTTTACCCCATAAAATTGGCCCGTTTTAGCCCAGTCTCATGACCAGAACGCCTGCTGCTATGATGCCGCCGGCGAGATAACGCCAGATGCTGGCGCGTTCTTTCAGGATCACGACGGAGATGACAAGCGCAAACAGGATGGAGGTTTCCCGAAGTGCTGCGACGACAGCGACGGGGGCCTTGGTCATGGCATAAAGCGCCAATCCGTAGGAGAGGATGGAGCCGCCACCGCCGATCAGGCCGCGCCACCAGTTGCGCCGCACATGCGCCGCGACGGCGCTTGCCCCGCGTTGGTAAAAGGCGAAACCGAAAAGCAGCACGGGCGGTAGCAGCGACATCCACAGCGTATAGGAAATCGCATTGCCCGAAAGCCTTGCGCCGACACCGTCGACGAAGGTGTAGGAGGCGATGACGAAGGCATTGATGAGCGCAAGGATGATCGCTTTTCCGCCGCCACGCCGCGCCTCGAAGGCGAGCGTCAGGATGCCGGCGGAAATGATGGCTATCCCGGCAAGCGCCAGCGGGCTCAGGACCTCGCTCAGGAAAAGGCTGCTCGTCGCCGCGACGATCAAGGGCGCCACACCGCGCATGACGGGATAAACGAGGCCGATATCGCCGATCGTATAGGCGGCAGCGACAAGGCGGAAATAGGCAAATTGCAGAATGGCCGAAGCGAAGAGGAATGGAATGGCGACAGGAGCCGGAAACGGCAGGAAGGGCAGAAAGGGCAGGGAGCAAGCGGCAGCACCCGCCGCAATCAGTGAGGCGTCAAGTGACTTGTCTGAGCCGGATTTGACCAGCGCATTCCATCCGGCATGCAGGATCGCACCCAGGAGAACCAGAAGAAGAATGTCGATTGTCACAATAGAGACTCGCTCGCGGGCTACTTTGCGAAACCTATAGCATGGGGTTTGACGACCGAAATCCATTTTCGATGGAGGCCGCGAGGCGTTGTGGGCGCTTTGTGATCATTTGAAAACGATTGCGGGTTTCGTCTGATCATCCGTGCAAATATGCGGCCCTTCCGCCGATAATGACGCGCGTCAAATTTCGGGTTTGTGCATGTCGCGGTACCTCCTGCTTCGGGGGCAACGTCGCTTTGCTCATGATTTCATCCGCGGGACGGGCATGCCGGCTCCGGATGCAAGGCTCTGGTCACGCCGGAGCTTGCGTGGTTTCTAAAAAATCAGGGCTATTTAAGCGGATATTTGGGTTTCATTCGCATTTCTGGCGGCGTGGATGAGGCTATCAATTTCAGCACCGGTTTCTTTCATTATTCTGAAAATAAATTTCATATCCGTGTAAAATAGCAAGCTGTAACGTTGTAGATTTGCAGATAGATTGATTTACAGAATAACTTTCTGAAAATTAGTCAACTCTAATTCATCGGTGAACGGAATGAAAACAAACAGGAGACGAATGGCGCATAAAATGCACGTTAATGGTGTTTTGACCGGCATTCCTTCGCGTAAGAGCCCTTTTGAAAACTGGATGAAAATACTCAATACCAGCTTATGCAGGGTGCTTTCGTGAAATCATTTTGCGTGAATGAAATGGCCGATATCGAGCGAAGAAAGGGCCACTTTCACGGGTTTTAGAGCCAGCAGGGGTTCAAGAAAGCGATGATGCGTCCTAAATGACAATAAAAGCAAGGGACAAAAGCAAGTACCGGTGGTGTGCAGATGTAGCTGTGGATTTATGCAGGAAACGCGATACTCGCGCTGATCTCTCAGAAGGGGTGCCTGCCAGCATCTCTCAAACTGCGAGATGCGCCAAAGGGACAAGTTGACATGCAGCATGATACTTATGAACCGGACTATCTCAGAAAAATCCTGACCGATGTCAGGACCATCGCCCTGCTCGGCGCCTCACCCAATCCGGAGCGGCCGAGCCATGGCGTCATGCGTTTTTTGCTGTCGAAGGGC is a window from the Agrobacterium tumefaciens genome containing:
- the rplM gene encoding 50S ribosomal protein L13, producing the protein MSTFVQKPAEVEKKWVIIDAEGLVVGRLATIVATRLRGKHKATYTPHVDDGDNVIVINAEKIAFTGNKYSDKKYYWHTGHPGGIKERTARQIIEGRFPERVVEKAIERMIPRGPLGRRQMKNLRVYAGSNHPHEAQQPTVLDVAALNKKNVRSA
- a CDS encoding EamA family transporter: MTIDILLLVLLGAILHAGWNALVKSGSDKSLDASLIAAGAAACSLPFLPFLPFPAPVAIPFLFASAILQFAYFRLVAAAYTIGDIGLVYPVMRGVAPLIVAATSSLFLSEVLSPLALAGIAIISAGILTLAFEARRGGGKAIILALINAFVIASYTFVDGVGARLSGNAISYTLWMSLLPPVLLFGFAFYQRGASAVAAHVRRNWWRGLIGGGGSILSYGLALYAMTKAPVAVVAALRETSILFALVISVVILKERASIWRYLAGGIIAAGVLVMRLG